The following coding sequences lie in one Streptomyces sp. NBC_00510 genomic window:
- a CDS encoding cyclase family protein, with the protein MKSGTPTVPRYEELLRRTDAPPGSSWHVFGPGDQLGTLNFLTPQTALDGAALVRRGRVFNLDYPLNTFVPSLAGTRPPTAHHIFANNPHHRDDWLDSFYLQSTSQVDGLRHIRHPRHGFYGGVEESDIDVGTPSLGIQLLAEKGIVGRGVLLDAVRWFDSIGEPLAPDAPRGITPSELDAMALHFGVEFRPGDILLLHTGWAGHWLNSTPEQRAARTGSPGLHQSEEMLAWLWDHRISVAASDNGGLESFPVDPGSGWVDPDEPPPLRGPSHNGMMHRPLIALLGLIIGELWQLGELAEDCAADGVYEFLLTAKPLNLLGGVGSPPNALAVK; encoded by the coding sequence ATGAAGTCCGGCACCCCGACCGTTCCGCGATATGAGGAGCTGCTGCGCCGCACCGACGCCCCGCCGGGGTCGTCGTGGCACGTGTTCGGCCCGGGCGACCAGCTCGGCACGCTGAACTTCCTCACCCCGCAGACGGCCCTGGACGGCGCGGCGCTCGTCCGGCGCGGCCGGGTGTTCAACCTGGACTATCCGCTGAACACGTTCGTGCCCAGCCTGGCCGGCACGCGGCCGCCGACCGCGCACCACATCTTCGCCAACAACCCCCATCACCGGGACGACTGGCTGGACTCGTTCTACCTGCAGTCCACCTCCCAGGTGGACGGGCTGCGGCACATCCGCCACCCCCGGCACGGCTTCTACGGGGGCGTCGAGGAGTCCGACATCGACGTGGGCACTCCCTCGCTGGGCATCCAGCTCCTCGCCGAGAAGGGCATCGTGGGCCGGGGCGTCCTGCTCGACGCCGTGCGCTGGTTCGACAGCATCGGTGAACCGCTGGCGCCCGACGCGCCGCGGGGCATCACACCGTCCGAACTCGACGCCATGGCCCTGCACTTCGGGGTCGAGTTCCGCCCGGGCGACATCCTGCTGCTCCACACCGGATGGGCCGGGCACTGGCTGAACTCCACACCGGAGCAGCGCGCGGCGCGCACCGGCAGCCCGGGCCTGCACCAGTCGGAGGAGATGCTCGCGTGGCTGTGGGACCACCGGATCTCCGTCGCCGCGTCGGACAACGGCGGGCTGGAGTCGTTCCCGGTCGATCCGGGCTCCGGCTGGGTGGACCCGGACGAACCGCCGCCCCTGCGCGGCCCCTCCCACAACGGCATGATGCACCGCCCGCTGATCGCGCTGCTCGGCCTGATCATCGGCGAGCTGTGGCAGCTCGGCGAACTGGCCGAGGACTGCGCCGCGGACGGGGTCTACGAGTTCCTGCTGACGGCCAAGCCGCTCAACCTCCTGGGAGGGGTCGGATCACCGCCCAACGCGCTGGCTGTCAAGTAG